The following proteins are encoded in a genomic region of Amphiura filiformis chromosome 11, Afil_fr2py, whole genome shotgun sequence:
- the LOC140163593 gene encoding tereporin-Ca1-like: protein MAFVTAAGIAAAASTAMAGMAGANALMDTSYRVSVGIEVENWTKFRLTDAIATPYSGQINKPPSEILPGNKGPMAARKSHTVACGSVGTVSWKIETGNSRQDRRLIVMWSMPFNHDHYDNILAVGITKPGRADIEEGHGWYKFMYYDDKADEVKNTFGYKRGNYGTSSREIQYTGIPNLT, encoded by the coding sequence ATGGCGTTTGTTACTGCAGCTGGCATTGCAGCTGCGGCTAGTACAGCAATGGCTGGCATGGCGGGGGCCAACGCTTTGATGGATACATCATATCGTGTCTCTGTCGGGATAGAGGTTGAAAACTGGACAAAATTCCGGTTGACTGATGCGATAGCGACACCTTACAGTGGGCAGATAAATAAACCACCATCAGAAATTCTCCCGGGAAACAAAGGTCCAATGGCCGCTAGAAAATCACATACTGTTGCCTGCGGATCGGTTGGCACAGTATCTTGGAAGATAGAGACTGGTAATTCAAGACAAGATCGGCGTCTGATTGTCATGTGGTCCATGCCATTTAACCACGACCATTATGACAACATCCTCGCAGTGGGAATAACTAAACCAGGACGCGCAGATATCGAAGAGGGTCATGGATGGTACAAGTTCATGTACTACGATGATAAAGCAGACGAAGTGAAGAATACATTTGGATATAAGCGCGGGAATTATGGCACGTCTTCAAGGGAAATCCAATATACAGGGATTCCCAATTTGACGTGA